Proteins encoded by one window of Venturia canescens isolate UGA chromosome 2, ASM1945775v1, whole genome shotgun sequence:
- the LOC122405917 gene encoding uncharacterized protein has product MQQCRKKLYPRSPQTIQEFVDRLVDPQFARNLEYTNGRLTVHLITDDNGAQHAILFDEDFVRQEMGEVSKLFIDATFCTRPRIEGVYQLLTIMGIKLNHGFPFIWILMTRKTQAAYEACLRYVKEQVLHANIILVMSDFERALRNAILKTYPMAHITGCNTHYDRAIYKKAKALHLQNIIRTNDEAKTFFKKVLALAYLPADRIVAKFRDLRNNLSGTLKTQLGQFCNYYARYWIGIVKPEGFSVYGLSRRTNNIIESYHNHFKHRMETRPGAWDFVGKLLKLQSSVRADIGRLKNNGQIGRHARYCSIFKQKKLIKAWRELHMLEITTDEFLEKAAALKGNVEILIAEEQNEQEVDEIDELQEPPPIRPSDPDFEQDIFAEEPPQWLLDNAVEQNDNDPERVDLEEEAREALLPRDIENEPIVIEDSDDDHINEHSSLDANENEPQERTNNGLVEETGGAPLPTDIENEPIVIEDSDDDHINEHSSLDANENEPQERTNNGLVEETGGAPLPTDIENEPIVIEDSDDGDMNEHSLLDANENEPQERANDGGFVEETREVPQSRDIAVDPTRRRRSSEMSEQLLAGPSTEPIKKKNKKETSAVKR; this is encoded by the exons ATGCAGCAGTgcagaaaaaaactttatccCCGGAGCCCGCAGACGATCCAAGAATTTGTGGACCGACTTGTCGATCCACAATTCGCTAGAAATCTCGAATACACCAATGGTCGACTGACGGTGCATTTGATAACAGACGACAATGGTGCGCAGCATGCAATTCTTTTTGACGAGGACTTCGTGCGCCAAGAAATGGGCGAGGTTTCTAAGCTTTTCATAGATGCGACCTTCTGTACAAGGCCTCGGATTGAGGGAGTTTACCAATTACTCACGATCATGGGAATTAAACTCAACCAC GGTTTCCCCTTCATATGGATATTAATGACGAGGAAAACGCAAGCTGCCTATGAAGCATGCCTACGTTATGTCAAAGAGCAGGTCTTGCATGCGAACATCATTCTCGTCATGAGCGATTTTGAACGCGCATTGCGTAATGCCATACTCAAGACGTATCCGATGGCACACATCACAGGCTGCAATACTCATTACGACCGT GCAATATATAAAAAAGCTAAGGCTCTTCATCTCCAAAACATCATACGGACAAACGATGaagcaaaaactttttttaagaaagttttGGCTTTAGCGTACTTGCCGGCCGATCGCATTGTTGCCAAATTCCGGGATCTGCGAAATAATTTATCGGgaactttaaaaactcagTTGGGCCAGTTCTGCAATTATTACGCTCGGTATTGGATCGGAATCGTGAAGCCGGAGGGATTTAGTGTGTACGGACTCAGCCGAAGAACAAACAACATCATTGAGTCCTATCACAACCACTTCAAACATCGAATGGAAACGCGTCCCGGAGCATGGGACTTTGTTG GCAAACTGCTAAAGTTGCAGTCGAGTGTTCGAGCGGACATCGGACGGTTGAAGAACAATGGGCAGATCGGCCGGCACGCAAGATATTGTTCAATATTCAAGCAGAAAAAACTTATAAAAG CATGGCGTGAACTCCATATGTTAGAGATCACTACtgacgaatttttggaaaaagcaGCAGCGTTAAAGGGAAATGTTGAGATTCTGATTGCTGAAGAGCAAAATGAGCAGGAAGTTGATGAAATAGATGAGCTGCAAGAACCGCCACCGATTAGACCGTCAG ATCCAGATTTCGAGCAAGACATCTTTGCTGAAGAGCCACCGCAATGGCTTCTGGACAATGCAGTTGAACAAAACG ACAATGACCCAGAAAGAGTTGATTTGGAGGaagaagcaagagaagctCTCCTTCCCAGAGATATCG AAAATGAACCGATCGTGATAGAGGACTCCGACGATGATCACATAAACGAACATTCTTCGCTCGATGCTaatg AAAACGAGCCACAAGAGCGAACAAATAATGGTTTGGTGGAAGAAACGGGAGGAGCTCCCCTGCCCACAGATATCG AAAATGAACCGATCGTGATAGAGGACTCCGACGATGATCACATAAACGAACATTCTTCGCTCGATGCTaatg AAAACGAGCCACAAGAACGAACAAATAATGGTTTGGTGGAAGAAACGGGAGGAGCTCCCCTGCCCACAGATATCG AAAATGAACCGATCGTGATAGAGGACTCTGACGATGGTGACATGAACGAACATTCTTTGCTCGATGCTaatg AAAACGAACCACAAGAACGAGCAAACGATGGTGGTTTTGTGGAAGAAACGAGAGAAGTTCCCCAGTCCAGAGATATTG CAGTAGACCCTACTCGAAGACGAAGAAGTTCGGAGATGAGCGAACAACTTCTCGCAGGTCCTTCAACCgagccaattaaaaaaaaaaacaaaaaagaaacaagcGCCGTAAAG aGATGA